A window of Adhaeribacter arboris genomic DNA:
ATGATCAAAGACTGTACGACAGTATGGAAGAACTGTCTGCAAGTAATTAAAGACAGCATAGGAGAGCAAAGCTACAAAACGTGGTTTGTGCCTATCGTGCCTTTATTACTGAAAGATAATGTGCTGACCATACAAGTGCCGAGCCAGTTTTTTTACGAATGGCTGGAAGAACACTATGTAGGTTTGTTAAAAAAAGTTATTTATCAGGAACTAGGGAACGAGGGCCGGCTCGAGTATTCTATTATTGTGGACCGGGGCAACGATTTTAATAAGCCGCAAACGGTTAATATTCCTACCAAAAAGATTCCAACGGCTATCACCAATTCGTATCAGCCCGAACAGCATTTCCTGAAAAACCCTTTTGATTCTAAAACCATTGACCGCAATTTTTTTAACTCGCAGCTCAATGGCTCTTATAATTTCGAAAACTACATTGAAGGTGATTGTAACCGATTGGCCCGCTCGGCCGGGTACGCGGTAGCCACCAAACCGGGCACTACTTCCTTTAATCCTTTAATGGTATACGGCGGTGTGGGTTTAGGCAAAACCCATTTGGTCCACGCCATTGGCAATCATATTAAAAGTACCTGGCCCGAAAAATTTGTATTGTACGTTTCCTCGGAAAAATTCGTTAATCAGTTTATCGAATCATTAAAAACGAATACGGTGCAGGATTTTGCCAATTTTTACCTGCTCGTAGATATTTTAATAATTGACGACGTGCAATTTTTGAGCGGCAAAGAAAAAACGCAGGAAATGTTTTTTCATATTTTTAACCACCTGCACCAATCCGGCAAACAAATCGTTATGACTTCGGATTGCGCGCCGCCCAAATTAAAAGGTTTAGAAGAGCGCTTACTTTCGCGCTTTAAATGGGGATTAACCGCAGATTTGCAAAGCCCGGATTTTGAAACCCGGATGGCCATTATCCAAAAGAAAATGCAGGCCGATGGGATTGATATTCCGAATAACGTGATCGAGTACTTGGCTTATTCCGTGGATACCAACGTGCGGGAACTGGAAGGCGTACTTATTTCCTTAATTGCCCAGTCCTCCCTTAATCGTAAAGAAATAGACTTAGAACTGGCCAAAAATGCTTTAAAACACATTATCGAAGACGTTGAAACTGAAGTAAACCTGGATTTTATTCAGAAAACGGTGGCAGAGTATTTTGATGTGACCTTGGATTCGCTGAAAGCTAAAACCCGGAAAAAAGAAATTGTAACTGCCCGCCAAGTAGCTATGTATTTCGCGAAAGAATTTACGAGCCATTCGCTAAAATCCATTGGTTACCACTTTGGCGGCCGCGACCACAGTACCGTTATTCACTCGGTGCAAACGGTTTCGGATTTAATTGATACCGATAAAAAATTTAAAGCTTCTATTCAGGAATTACAAAAGAAATTTAAAGTAAAAACCGGCTAATTGCCGGCTATAACAATAATATGCTTTCTAAAAAAGCGAAGTACGCCCTAAAAGCCCTATTATACCTCACTAAAAACGCCGACAAAGGCCTTATATTAATTTCGGATATTTCCGAACGGGAACGTATTCCCCGGAAATTCCTGGAAGCCATTCTGGTTGATTTAAAAACTCAAGGCTTGTTGCAAAGTACCCGCGGTAAAAACGGGGGCTACGCTTTGGTAAAAGATCCCACTCAAATCTCCGTAGGTAATGTTATTCGCATGATTGACGGGCCCTTAGCGCCTATTCCGTGCGTGAGTCATTTGTATTACCGCAAATGCGACGAGTGCGTGGACGAAGTAACCTGCGAAATCCGGATTGTAATGAAAAAGGTGCGCGATGCCACCGCCAATATTCTGGATACTACCTACTTAACCGACCTCGAAAAAATAAATTCTTTGCTGGCTTAAAAAAAATATTTGCCACTATCAAAACTTCTTTCTTTATTTGTCTATAATTTCTGTAGACAATATGTGTTTGCTTTTGTAGAACTCCGGCTAAAAAGTAGAAAAATATAACCGGCAAGCGGGAAACAATGGTGTAAATGCACTTTAAAAGTTCGGGTTGCGGCGAAAATACTTAAAAATTTACCTGAACTAATAAAAAATAATTAAATCTGCAACTACTAAATCTAGAAAACCAGTAACTAAAAACAAGAAAACAATTAGCTATCCTTTTAATAAAAATGAAGAAATTACTTTTACTCACTTATTCTTTGCTCCTCACGTGTCTGACTGTTTATGGTCAGGAAAATAACATTATTGAAATTTCCGGTCAGGTTACAGATCAGGAAGCAAAAGGCCCTTTACCAGGAGTAAGTGTGTACGTAAAAGGCACCGTTACGGGCACCGTAACAAACAACTCCGGTGATTTCTCCTTACGAACCAGGTTGCGTTTTCCGTTTACCTTAGTTTTCTCTTCGGTTGGTTTTCAGCAGCAAGAGTATGAAGTAAAGGGTGTTGGCTCCAAACTAAATGTAGCCATGGTTACGCAAACCGTACTCGGGAAAGAAGTGGTAATTACGGCTTCGCGCGTAGAGGAAAGCATTCTTAAATCGCCGGTCGCCATTGAGAAATTAGATATTCGGGCCATTAAAGATACGCCGGCTCCCAGCTTTTATGATGCCCTGGAAAATGTGAAAGGCGTGCAAATGACTACTTCCAGCCTTACCTTTAAAGTGCCAAATACCCGCGGTTTTAATATTCCGAATAATTTCCGGTTTATGCAATTGGTGGATGGGGTAGACATGCAGGCCGCAACCCTGGGGGTGCCCCTAGGTAATGCCATTGGACCAACGGAATTAGATATTGCCAGCGTAGAAATTACCCCTGGTGCGGCCTCGGCCTTGTACGGCATGAATGCCATAAATGGTATGGCTAACCTGATTACCAAAAGTCCTTTTTTACACCAAGGTTTAAGTGTTTACCAAAAAACGGGCGTGAACCACGTAGATGGCATTGATCATGACCCGAGTGTGTTAACCGAAACGGCTATTCGCTACGCCAAAGCTTTTAATAATAAGTGGGCCTTTAAAATTAACGGGAGCTACATGCGGGGTACCGATTGGCGTTCCAATACGGCGACCGACCAAAATCCCAATAATTTGAATACCGCCAATCCAAGCTTTCCGGAATTAGCCGGCGCTAATAATCCGGCTTACGATGCCTGGAATAAATACGGCGACGAAAATAACAATGCAGTAACCTTAAGCGGCATTCAATACCAAGGTAAAAACCAAACTTTTCTGGTAAGAAGAACCGGTTACTGGGAGCGCGATATTGTTAGTCCGATTGTAGATAATTTAAAATTTGATGCGGCCCTTCATTACCGCTTAAACGACAATGCGGAACTTTCTTACGGCTACCGGATTGGCAAAATGGACGGAGTTTTCCAGCGCGGTAATAAAATTCAGTTAGACAATGTGCGGGTTCAAAATCACCGCTTGGAGTTAAAAGGCACTAATTACTTCGTGCGGGCCTACGCCTCCATTGAAAATACCGGCGATTCGTATAACGTAAAACCAATGGTGGATAACCTGGATATTACCGGCGGCGGTACGAACCAGGTTTGGGGCGGTAAATATAAAACGGCTTTGCAAGGAGAATTAAATAAAGGAACGGATCTGGCCACTGCCATGCAAATTGCCCGGCAAGCCGCCGACCAGGGCCGAGCGGAGCCGGGAACACCAGCCTTCGAGAATTTAAAAAATACTATCAGAGGTATTAATAATTGGGATCACGGAGCGGTTATTCCGGGAGCGCCAGCAACTGGTGGGGCTTGGTTAAAGCAAATGAGCCGCCTTTATCACACCGAAGGACAATACGACTTTGGCGATAAAATTAAATTCGTGAATGTACTGGTTGGGGTAGATGCCCGCGTGTATGAAATTATTCCGGATGGCAACAACTTCGTGGATTTCTCGCGACCC
This region includes:
- the dnaA gene encoding chromosomal replication initiator protein DnaA translates to MIKDCTTVWKNCLQVIKDSIGEQSYKTWFVPIVPLLLKDNVLTIQVPSQFFYEWLEEHYVGLLKKVIYQELGNEGRLEYSIIVDRGNDFNKPQTVNIPTKKIPTAITNSYQPEQHFLKNPFDSKTIDRNFFNSQLNGSYNFENYIEGDCNRLARSAGYAVATKPGTTSFNPLMVYGGVGLGKTHLVHAIGNHIKSTWPEKFVLYVSSEKFVNQFIESLKTNTVQDFANFYLLVDILIIDDVQFLSGKEKTQEMFFHIFNHLHQSGKQIVMTSDCAPPKLKGLEERLLSRFKWGLTADLQSPDFETRMAIIQKKMQADGIDIPNNVIEYLAYSVDTNVRELEGVLISLIAQSSLNRKEIDLELAKNALKHIIEDVETEVNLDFIQKTVAEYFDVTLDSLKAKTRKKEIVTARQVAMYFAKEFTSHSLKSIGYHFGGRDHSTVIHSVQTVSDLIDTDKKFKASIQELQKKFKVKTG
- a CDS encoding RrF2 family transcriptional regulator translates to MLSKKAKYALKALLYLTKNADKGLILISDISERERIPRKFLEAILVDLKTQGLLQSTRGKNGGYALVKDPTQISVGNVIRMIDGPLAPIPCVSHLYYRKCDECVDEVTCEIRIVMKKVRDATANILDTTYLTDLEKINSLLA
- a CDS encoding TonB-dependent receptor encodes the protein MKKLLLLTYSLLLTCLTVYGQENNIIEISGQVTDQEAKGPLPGVSVYVKGTVTGTVTNNSGDFSLRTRLRFPFTLVFSSVGFQQQEYEVKGVGSKLNVAMVTQTVLGKEVVITASRVEESILKSPVAIEKLDIRAIKDTPAPSFYDALENVKGVQMTTSSLTFKVPNTRGFNIPNNFRFMQLVDGVDMQAATLGVPLGNAIGPTELDIASVEITPGAASALYGMNAINGMANLITKSPFLHQGLSVYQKTGVNHVDGIDHDPSVLTETAIRYAKAFNNKWAFKINGSYMRGTDWRSNTATDQNPNNLNTANPSFPELAGANNPAYDAWNKYGDENNNAVTLSGIQYQGKNQTFLVRRTGYWERDIVSPIVDNLKFDAALHYRLNDNAELSYGYRIGKMDGVFQRGNKIQLDNVRVQNHRLELKGTNYFVRAYASIENTGDSYNVKPMVDNLDITGGGTNQVWGGKYKTALQGELNKGTDLATAMQIARQAADQGRAEPGTPAFENLKNTIRGINNWDHGAVIPGAPATGGAWLKQMSRLYHTEGQYDFGDKIKFVNVLVGVDARVYEIIPDGNNFVDFSRPIDERTLPGGNNVYYKKIGGFGQVTKTLFDNKLKLFGSLRLDYNPEFDPKLNPRVAAVYTLSEQHNFRASFQNGFRFPSLFEALSYVNNGNVRRVGGLSYINEGLGYLDNSYTLASVNTFNAAVNKDVTAGLAINDAALKNRALLEATNLSATRPERINSFEVGYKSVLLENKLIVDIDAYTNEYSGFLGQVEVAVPASDKVGTDASVTDMLAVNRSKQTRYRVYTNAKNKYNNYGSSLGITYNFYQKFTLAGNVNYNNIKTNEEKDVFVTGFNTPKFITNLSIGNREVVKNVGFNIVWKWQDSFLWESPLANGVVPAYHTFDAQVTYRVPKINTTIKAGGANVFNQRYIQYAAGPTIGGLYYVALTIDGLLNK